From a region of the Toxotes jaculatrix isolate fToxJac2 chromosome 7, fToxJac2.pri, whole genome shotgun sequence genome:
- the LOC121185184 gene encoding acyl-CoA dehydrogenase family member 11-like isoform X1, with the protein MSVHTALLSRRVPGSCRRVWCVVARPLVHIRSASVAEPGTRRSDEEHLWEAASHLPFSRARIGSFFQERPVLRNPFLEDALLRGYLSRHLPQEAALSDLCAFGERVANEIDGWGRECEVSPPRLVHFDPWGNRVDHILTSQAWKRMKDLSAQEGLVAIGYERSFGEWSRVYQMSKLYIFSPSSGLYTCPLAMTDGAAKVIQSVGVSWPVDEAYSRLTTRQPERFWTSGQWMTERQGGSDVASGTETVAVPQSDGSYKLHGLKWFTSATDADMTLTLARVQDTMGTTTPGSRGLSLFYAEVSRDEGGRLRGIEVQRLKDKLGTRQMPTAELLLDGLPAHRLSQEGRGVASIANMLTITRIHNSISAAAAMRRVVQLARDYATRRTAFGKLLKDHPLHMQTLARMEVETRGAFLLVMDVCRLLGREESSMATELDTQLLRLLTPVVKLYTGKQAVAVVSEGLESFGGQGYIEDTGLPVLLRDAQVLSIWEGTTNVLSLDVLRCVARSSGMVLHAYFTHAKSLLAGASSVSSLAPAVKAVDNAISELQNFVQAAATRAPSYLELAARDLGYSLARIYTGALLIDHACWKGASPSDTYAALRWCEQDLCPVVTKQARGCYDPSTPPLDAALVYDQPTQG; encoded by the exons ATGTCAGTGCACACAGCCTTACTGAGCCGCCGTGTACCGGGAAGCTGCCGCAGGGTGTGGTGTGTTGTTGCTCGGCCGCTCGTCCACATCAGATCAGCCAGTGTAGCTGAACCAGGCACAAGGAGATCTGATGAAGAGCACCTCTGGGAGGCAGCGAGCCACCTGCCGTTTTCCAGAGCCAGGATAGGATCTTTCTTTCAGGAAAGGCCTGTCCTGAGGAACCCATTTCTAGAGGATGCCTTGCTCAGAGGATACCTGAGCAGACACCTGCCCCAGGAG GCAGCTCTCTCTGACTTGTGTGCATTTGGAGAGCGCGTGGCGAATGAGATAGACGGGTGGGGCAGAGAGTGTGAGGTTTCCCCGCCACGGTTGGTACACTTTGATCCGTGGGGTAACAGAGTGGACCACATACTGACCTCCCAGGCCTGGAAACGCATGAAGGACTTGTCGGCGCAGGAAGGACTGGTTGCCATTGGTTATGAGAGATCATTTGGAGAGTGGAG tcgTGTGTACCAAATGAGCAAGTTGTacatcttctctccctcctctggtCTCTACACCTGTCCACTTGCCATGACTGATGGAGCTGCTAAAGTCATCCAG TCCGTAGGTGTTTCATGGCCAGTAGATGAAGCCTACAGTCGTTTGACCACTCGTCAGCCTGAGCGTTTCTGGACATCTGGACAGtggatgacagaaagacagggaggatCTGATGTGG CCAGCGGCACAGAGACGGTGGCTGTTCCCCAATCAGATGGTTCATACAAACTTCACGGCCTCAAGTGGTTTACCTCTGCTACAGACGCAGACATGACTCTCACACTGGCCAGAGTGCAGGACACAATGGGCACAACCACACCG GGCAGCAGGGGTTTGTCTTTGTTCTATGCAGAGGTGAGTCGAGATGAGGGTGGCCGCCTGAGGGGTATAGAGGTTCAGAGACTGAAGGACAAGCTGGGCACACGACAGATGCCGACTGCTGAGTTACTGCTGGATGGCCTGCCTGCACACAGG CTCTCACAGGAAGGGAGAGGTGTGGCCTCCATAGCTAACATGCTGACTATAACCAGGATCCACAACAgcatctctgcagcagctgcaatGAGAAG ggtAGTACAGTTAGCTCGTGACTATGCCACTCGCCGCACTGCCTTTGGAAAGCTTCTTAAAGACCACCCACTGCACATGCAGACTCTTGCTAGGATGGAG GTGGAGACTCGTGGAGCGTTCCTTCTGGTGATGGATGTGTGTCGTCTGTTGGGCCGAGAGGAAAGCAGCATGGCGACCGAGCTCGATACACAGCTCCTACGTCTGCTCACTCCTGTGGTCAAACTGTACACTGGGAAGCAG GCAGTGGCTGTGGTGTCGGAGGGTCTGGAAAGCTTTGGTGGACAGGGCTACATCGAGGATACCGGGTTGCCTGTACTGCTTCGTGATGCACAG gtgtTGAGTATTTGGGAAGGTACAACAAACGTTCTGTCTCTGGATGTGCTGCGCTGTGTGGCTCGTAGCTCAGGAATGGTCCTTCACGCTTACTTCACCCATGCTAAG TCCCTGCTCGCAGGTGCGTCAAGTGTTTCCTCTTTGGCTCCAGCAGTGAAGGCAGTAGACAATGCTATCTCTGAGCTGCAGAATTTTGTGCAAGCAGCAGCTACTAGAGCACCCAGCTACCTGGAATTGGCAGCCAGAGACCTGGGATACAGCCTGGCTCGCATCTACACTG GTGCCCTTCTCATTGACCACGCTTGTTGGAAAGGAGCCTCTCCATCTGACACCTATGCAGCTCTCAG gTGGTGTGAACAGGATTTGTGTCCTGTGGTCACTAAACAGGCGAGAGGCTGCTATGATCCCAGCACTCCGCCACTTGATGCTGCTCTGGTGTACGACCAGCCAACCCAAGGCTGA
- the LOC121185184 gene encoding acyl-CoA dehydrogenase family member 11-like isoform X2 — protein sequence MSVHTALLSRRVPGSCRRVWCVVARPLVHIRSASVAEPGTRRSDEEHLWEAASHLPFSRARIGSFFQERPVLRNPFLEDALLRGYLSRHLPQEAALSDLCAFGERVANEIDGWGRECEVAIGYERSFGEWSRVYQMSKLYIFSPSSGLYTCPLAMTDGAAKVIQSVGVSWPVDEAYSRLTTRQPERFWTSGQWMTERQGGSDVASGTETVAVPQSDGSYKLHGLKWFTSATDADMTLTLARVQDTMGTTTPGSRGLSLFYAEVSRDEGGRLRGIEVQRLKDKLGTRQMPTAELLLDGLPAHRLSQEGRGVASIANMLTITRIHNSISAAAAMRRVVQLARDYATRRTAFGKLLKDHPLHMQTLARMEVETRGAFLLVMDVCRLLGREESSMATELDTQLLRLLTPVVKLYTGKQAVAVVSEGLESFGGQGYIEDTGLPVLLRDAQVLSIWEGTTNVLSLDVLRCVARSSGMVLHAYFTHAKSLLAGASSVSSLAPAVKAVDNAISELQNFVQAAATRAPSYLELAARDLGYSLARIYTGALLIDHACWKGASPSDTYAALRWCEQDLCPVVTKQARGCYDPSTPPLDAALVYDQPTQG from the exons ATGTCAGTGCACACAGCCTTACTGAGCCGCCGTGTACCGGGAAGCTGCCGCAGGGTGTGGTGTGTTGTTGCTCGGCCGCTCGTCCACATCAGATCAGCCAGTGTAGCTGAACCAGGCACAAGGAGATCTGATGAAGAGCACCTCTGGGAGGCAGCGAGCCACCTGCCGTTTTCCAGAGCCAGGATAGGATCTTTCTTTCAGGAAAGGCCTGTCCTGAGGAACCCATTTCTAGAGGATGCCTTGCTCAGAGGATACCTGAGCAGACACCTGCCCCAGGAG GCAGCTCTCTCTGACTTGTGTGCATTTGGAGAGCGCGTGGCGAATGAGATAGACGGGTGGGGCAGAGAGTGTGAG GTTGCCATTGGTTATGAGAGATCATTTGGAGAGTGGAG tcgTGTGTACCAAATGAGCAAGTTGTacatcttctctccctcctctggtCTCTACACCTGTCCACTTGCCATGACTGATGGAGCTGCTAAAGTCATCCAG TCCGTAGGTGTTTCATGGCCAGTAGATGAAGCCTACAGTCGTTTGACCACTCGTCAGCCTGAGCGTTTCTGGACATCTGGACAGtggatgacagaaagacagggaggatCTGATGTGG CCAGCGGCACAGAGACGGTGGCTGTTCCCCAATCAGATGGTTCATACAAACTTCACGGCCTCAAGTGGTTTACCTCTGCTACAGACGCAGACATGACTCTCACACTGGCCAGAGTGCAGGACACAATGGGCACAACCACACCG GGCAGCAGGGGTTTGTCTTTGTTCTATGCAGAGGTGAGTCGAGATGAGGGTGGCCGCCTGAGGGGTATAGAGGTTCAGAGACTGAAGGACAAGCTGGGCACACGACAGATGCCGACTGCTGAGTTACTGCTGGATGGCCTGCCTGCACACAGG CTCTCACAGGAAGGGAGAGGTGTGGCCTCCATAGCTAACATGCTGACTATAACCAGGATCCACAACAgcatctctgcagcagctgcaatGAGAAG ggtAGTACAGTTAGCTCGTGACTATGCCACTCGCCGCACTGCCTTTGGAAAGCTTCTTAAAGACCACCCACTGCACATGCAGACTCTTGCTAGGATGGAG GTGGAGACTCGTGGAGCGTTCCTTCTGGTGATGGATGTGTGTCGTCTGTTGGGCCGAGAGGAAAGCAGCATGGCGACCGAGCTCGATACACAGCTCCTACGTCTGCTCACTCCTGTGGTCAAACTGTACACTGGGAAGCAG GCAGTGGCTGTGGTGTCGGAGGGTCTGGAAAGCTTTGGTGGACAGGGCTACATCGAGGATACCGGGTTGCCTGTACTGCTTCGTGATGCACAG gtgtTGAGTATTTGGGAAGGTACAACAAACGTTCTGTCTCTGGATGTGCTGCGCTGTGTGGCTCGTAGCTCAGGAATGGTCCTTCACGCTTACTTCACCCATGCTAAG TCCCTGCTCGCAGGTGCGTCAAGTGTTTCCTCTTTGGCTCCAGCAGTGAAGGCAGTAGACAATGCTATCTCTGAGCTGCAGAATTTTGTGCAAGCAGCAGCTACTAGAGCACCCAGCTACCTGGAATTGGCAGCCAGAGACCTGGGATACAGCCTGGCTCGCATCTACACTG GTGCCCTTCTCATTGACCACGCTTGTTGGAAAGGAGCCTCTCCATCTGACACCTATGCAGCTCTCAG gTGGTGTGAACAGGATTTGTGTCCTGTGGTCACTAAACAGGCGAGAGGCTGCTATGATCCCAGCACTCCGCCACTTGATGCTGCTCTGGTGTACGACCAGCCAACCCAAGGCTGA